A region of Solea solea chromosome 7, fSolSol10.1, whole genome shotgun sequence DNA encodes the following proteins:
- the st14a gene encoding ST14 transmembrane serine protease matriptase a, protein MDYMDSGLRYTPNSDKDWDTNVQFLPASDNKKLEKKKGPGKIGAVIGVVIFAAVVALMTGLLVWHFHFRKDVRIKRMYSGSMRITNQVFEEAYENSNSSEFKALSRQVITQLKTIYSKSPQLAKYYKGSTVQAFSEGSVIAYYLSEFNIPSGQEASVDGAMATVDRLVEKEQRALNRPGNALVLDDVVSSALDTRLVSGSFSRFLRFSEHTRSNYIGQIQSPGFPNSPYSSNTFIQWQLRADPNYVIKLDFDTMNLEDDCRNDFVKIYDSLVAIESRVMEEMCGYYSPSEKLTFLSSGNVMLVTMATNDRENYPGFRAKVSQVRRGTTGTTCGGQLTGQKGTFSSPNFPNYYPPRLTCQWSIEVPTGKSVMLKFKKFLLSEPGQDSSKGCYKDYVEVNGKKLCGEQPDGVLTETSKSNKMSVVFYSDSSYVDRGFDAEFEAIDVKDPCPKQFQCNNQRCIKSELSCDGWNDCGDMSDELKCKCSPEHISCKNGLCKPSFWKCDGIDDCGDGTDELNCGGCKSGQIACRNSKCVSEKNRCDGKDDCGDGSDELDCGRGSADTDTRCSDVSYKCKNNKCISKVNPECDGTQDCEDGSDEENCDCGRSMFKTSRIVGGQDTEEGEFPWQVSLHVKGYSHACGASIISPRWLVTAAHCVQDDGKTRYSQPGTWEAYLGLHTQRKIGGAVVKRNLKQVISHPNYNAFTYDNDIALMELDSPVTYSDYIKPICLPAPQHDFPTGNTVWITGWGATREGGFAASVLQKAQVRIINHSVCDKLMGGQITSRMLCAGVLTGGVDACQGDSGGPLSSPSGSRMFLAGVVSWGDGCARRNKPGIYTTVTQFRGWIKEKTGV, encoded by the exons GACAAAGACTGGGACACGAATGTCCAGTTCCTGCCAGCTTCTGATAACAAAAAGCTTGAGAAGAAAAAGGGTCCGGGAAAAATTGGGGCTGTGATCGGTGTGGTCATCTTCGCTGCCGTGGTTGCGCTTATGACTGGACTGCTAGTCTGGCATTTCCACT TCCGTAAAGATGTTCGTATCAAGAGGATGTACAGCGGCTCCATGCGGATCACCAACCAGGTGTTTGAAGAGGCCTATGAGAACTCCAACAGCTCCGAGTTTAAGGCACTGTCGAGGCAGGTGATCACACAG CTCAAAACCATTTACTCCAAGAGTCCACAACTGGCAAAATACTACAAGGGTTCCACAGTTCAAGCTTTCAG TGAAGGAAGCGTAATTGCTTACTACCTCTCTGAGTTCAACATCCCTTCAGGCCAAGAGGCATCCGTCGACGGCGCCATGGCGACAGTGGACAGGCTCGTGGAAAAAGAGCAGCGTGCGCTGAACAGACCTGGCAACGCTCTGGTCCTTGATGATGTGGTGTCTTCAG CACTGGATACCCGTCTGGTTTCTGGATCGTTCAGCA GATTTTTGAGGTTTTCCGAACACACAAGGTCAAATTACATCGGGCAGATCCAATCCCCTGGCTTCCCCAACAGTCCGTATTCCTCCAACACCTTCATCCAGTGGCAGCTGAGAGCCGATCCAAACTACGTCATCAAGTTGGACTTCGACACCATGAACCTGGAGGACGACTGCAGGAATGATTTTGTCAAAATCTACGACTCCCTGGTGGCCATCGAGAGTCGCGTTATGGAGGA GATGTGTGGATACTATTCACCCAGTGAAAAActcacatttctgtcctctggtAACGTCATGCTGGTGACTATGGCCACGAATGATCGAGAAAATTACCCAGGGTTCAGAGCAAAGGTCTCACAAGTCCGCCGTGGAACTACAG gCACCACATGCGGTGGTCAGCTAACTGGCCAAAAGGGCACTTTCTCTTCCCCCAATTTTCCAAATTACTATCCTCCTCGTCTCACATGTCAGTGGTCAATTGAG GTCCCTACTGGCAAGTCAGTGATGTTGAAATTCAAAAAGTTCCTCCTGTCTGAGCCCGGGCAGGACAGCAGCAAAGGCTGTTATAAAGACTACGTGGAGGTCAATGGAAAGAA ATTGTGTGGCGAACAACCTGATGGAGTATTAACAGAAACGAGCAAGTCAAACAAAATGTCCGTGGTGTTTTACTCCGATTCCTCCTACGTGGACCGAGGCTTTGACGCCGAGTTTGAGGCCATCGATGTTAAAGACC CTTGTCCAAAGCAGTTCCAGTGCAACAACCAGCGTTGCATTAAATCTGAACTCAGTTGCGACGGCTGGAACGACTGTGGAGACATGAGCGATGagttaaaatgca aGTGCAGCCCCGAACACATCAGTTGTAAAAACGGACTGTGTAAGCCATCGTTCTGGAAATGTGACGGTATTGATGACTGTGGTGACGGCACAGACGAGCTCAACTGTG GTGGATGCAAATCCGGACAAATCGCTTGTAGGAATAGCAAATGTGTCTCTGAGAAGAATCGCTGTGACGGTAAGGACGACTGTGGGGACGGATCGGACGAGCTCGACTGTGGCAGAG GCtctgcagacactgacacacGCTGCAGTGACGTAAgctataaatgtaaaaacaacaagtgCATCAGCAAAGTGAACCCAGAATGTGACGGCACACAGGACTGCGAGGACGGGTCAGACGAGGAAAACTGCG actgcGGGAGGAGCATGTTTAAGACATCACGTATTGTGGGCGGTCAGGACACAGAAGAAGGGGAGTTTCCCTGGCAGGTCAGCCTCCATGTGAAAGGTTACAGTCATGCGTGTGGAGCTTCCATCATCAGTCCACGCTGGCTGGTCACCGCCGCTCACTGTGTGCAAGATGACGGCAAGACAAG ATACTCTCAGCCCGGCACGTGGGAAGCCTACCTCGGCCTCCACACCCAGCGCAAGATTGGAGGTGCGGTGGTGAAGAGGAACCTCAAGCAGGTCATATCCCACCCCAACTACAACGCGTTCACCTACGACAACGACATTGCCCTGATGGAGCTCGACAGTCCAGTCACCTACTCTGACTATATCAAGCCCATCTGCTTACCAGCTCCCCAACATGACTTTCCAACTGGTAACACTGTTTGGATCACAGGGTGGGGTGCCACTCGAGAAGGAG GATTTGCTGCATCAGTGCTCCAAAAGGCCCAGGTCCGAATCATTaaccactctgtgtgtgatAAATTGATGGGAGGGCAGATCACCTCTCGGATGTTGTGTGCTGGAGTGCTGACCGGAGGAGTCGATGCTTGTCAG GGAGACTCCGGTGGTCCTCTTTCCAGTCCATCCGGCAGTCGCATGTTCCTGGCCGGTGTGGTGAGTTGGGGCGACGGCTGTGCCCGCAGGAACAAACCTGGCATCTACACAACTGTCACCCAATTCCGTGGGTGGATCAAAGAAAAGACGGGAGTTTAG
- the dhx34 gene encoding probable ATP-dependent RNA helicase DHX34: MDSDGRRDRWDWDSPHCRAQLDEVFFRKNDYIQTGSPEHREFWAFFDRFQRFKTKKDMCGSVGARGRNGDRDEERKVKGKTAKVDLGLPVEYDARYRINVSVCTRDIEERVGKSEHRNRQRSSGPGNQEISDCRLALLHFLDFNQRQSFGKLAKLRREQKNLPIFQYRDKIVELVRIHPVVVVAGDTGCGKSTQVPQYLLSAGFDYIACTQPRRIACISLAKRVSFESLNQYGSKVGFQIRFETTRTTATKLLFLTEGLLLRQIQQDRTLAEYQVVIVDEVHERHLHCDFLLGVLRTLVAERPDLRLILMSATINIKLFSHYFSSAPVLQVPGRLFPIQVIYKPIPSEEQASRSEKLDPRPYLRILQGIDQRYPPEERGDLLLFLSGVAEISTIQEACQVYATHTQRWIVLPLHSTLSLAQQDKVFDISPPGVRKCIISTNIAETSVTIDGVRFVCDSGKVKEMSFDPKAKMQRLQEFWISRASSEQRKGRAGRTGPGVCYRLYAESDYDAFAPYPVPEIHRVALDSLILQMKSMGLGDPMSFVFIDPPPAASIQTAVTYLKEQGALDSHGELTSIGTLLSQLPVDVVIGKMLVLGSLFNLVEPVLTVAAALSVQSPFLRSSQNNPDCATARQPLHSNQGDPFTLLNTFNAWVEVKGERGGGSRKWCRRRGLEEQRLYEMVNLRRQFRDLLKSHSLLESEKNAASDGDRGQRRMRLTERKKLHQLKRDHEQQEGGKRKVLKLEEGQDGDMSSGSDTEETSRRKKDKDGPGQNMDIQEVKFKLRHNISELQEAVTVSQDMSSRHQALLKLLLCRGLYPQLAVPDEHNTNRKDSDQVFHTKNKQGVVMHPTSVFASDPEVLLIPDDGGSELGSDRRDSSKHQLLAFVTLLETNKPYLSNCVRVPALQALLLVANSMDSNADCARLVMDGWLEVELKQPEEASKLLSTALSLRAEWERLLLAQLGQSTEMRSAAQGVSRKTMEKLSDRLVRFLLYTEVSYSLRRLTSFQTQNLYIGPQPESEFQGKLPDLNPLFPGADVKPHPIKGGLHVTSFFTYNCLADSKDLYSECLRTFWSCPNCDLYMPLTPLERMQHEASCRPAGEQQQTEEEPAEGKPGPSSVSSLSRVYHCDVCNKDLTLTSTEILKHKRQHK, from the exons ATGGATTCAGACGGCAGGAGAGACAGGTGGGACTGGGACAGCCCGCATTGCAGAGCTCAGCTGGACGAGGTCTTCTTCCGCAAGAATGACTACATCCAGACGGGCAGCCCGGAGCACCGGGAGTTCTGGGCTTTCTTTGACCGCTTCCAGAGGTTTAAAACAAAGAAGGACATGTGTGGGTCGGTCGGAGCCAGGGGGAGAAATGGTGACAGGGACGAAGAAAGAAAAGTCAAGGGAAAGACTGCAAAGGTAGATCTGGGCCTTCCTGTGGAGTATGATGCTCGCTACAGGATCAACGTGTCAGTGTGTACAAGAGATATTGAGGAGCGAGTTGGTAAGTCAGAGCACAGAAACAGGCAGAGATCTTCAGGACCGGGGAATCAGGAGATCTCGGATTGCCGCCTGGCTCTACTTCACTTTCTGGACTTCAACCAGAGGCAGAGTTTTGGCAAACTGGCCAAGCTTCGCCGGGAACAGAAGAACCTGCCCATCTTTCAGTATCGAGACAAAATAGTGGAGCTGGTGCGAATACACCCCGtggttgtagtggctggtgacACGGGCTGTGGGAAATCCACCCAAGTACCTCAGTATCTCCTGTCAGCCGGATTCGACTACATCGCCTGCACACAGCCTCGACGAATTGCTTGCATCTCCCTCGCAAAGAGAGTCAGCTTTGAGAGTCTGAATCAATATGGATCAAAG GTGGGATTCCAAATCCGCTTTGAGACGACACGGACCACAGCCACAAAACTGCTGTTCCTCACCGAGGGGTTGCTCCTGCGACAGATCCAGCAGGACAGGACTTTGGCCGAGTACCAGGTAGTGATCGTGGATGAGGTCCACGAGAGACACCTTCACTGTGACTTCCTTCTCGGGGTCCTGCGCACTCTGGTCGCCGAACGGCCAGACCTGCGTCTCATCCTGATGTCAGCCACCATCAACATCAAACTTTTCTCCCACTATTTCAGTAGTGCTCCTGTGCTGCAGGTGCCAGGCAGGCTGTTTCCTATACAG GTGATTTACAAGCCCATTCCTTCTGAAGAACAGGCCTCACGTTCTGAGAAACTGGATCCCAGACCATACCTGCGCATCCTGCAGGGCATTGACCAACGTTACCCGCCAGAGGAGCGCGGCGACCTGCTCCTCTTCTTAAGCGGCGTGGCAGAGATTTCTACCATCCAGGAAGCGTGTCAGGtttatgccacacacacacaacgctgGATAGTGTTGCCGCTTCACAGCACGCTCTCTCTGGCTCAGCAGGATAAG GTATTTGACATCTCTCCTCCCGGGGTGAGAAAGTGTATCATCTCTACCAATATTGCCGAAACCTCAGTGACAATCGATGGTGTTCGCTTTGTTTGTGACTCAG GAAAGGTTAAAGAAATGAGTTTTGATCCTAAGGCCAAAATGCAGCGTCTGCAGGAGTTCTGGATCAGCAGAGCCAGTTCTGAGCAGAGGAAAGGTCGAGCCGGTCGCACGGGTCCTGGAGTGTGTTACCGTCTTTATGCTGAGTCAGACTACGACGCCTTTGCACCTTATCCGGTTCCTGAAATCCACAGAGTGGCTCTGGACTCCCTCATTCTCCAG ATGAAGAGCATGGGTCTCGGAGATCCGATGTCTTTTGTCTTCATTGATCCACCCCCAGCTGCTAGTATTCAGACTGCAGTAACTTATCTGAAAGAGCAGGGGGCGCTTGACAGTCATGGTGAACTGACTTCTATTGGGACGTTGCTGTCACAGCTTCCTGTGGACGTGGTCATAG GGAAGATGCTGGTCCTGGGCTCTTTGTTTAACCTTGTGGAGCCTGTGTTGACTGTGGCAGCAGCCCTCAGCGTTCAGTCACCATTCCTGCGCAGCTCACAGAACAATCCAGACTGCGCCACTGCCCGCCAGCCCCTGCACAGCAACCAGGGAGACCCCTTCACCCTGCTCAATACCTTTAATGCCTGGGTGGAG GTAAAGGGGGAACGAGGAGGAGGCTCAAGGAAGTGGTGCCGGAGGAGGGGCTTGGAGGAGCAGCGGCTATATGAGATGGTCAACCTACGCAGACAGTTCAGG GACTTGCTGAAGAGCCACAGCCTGCTGGAGTCGGAGAAAAATGCTGCCTCTGATGGCGATCGTGGGCAGCGCAGGATGAGGCTCACCGAGAGGAAGAAGCTGCATCAGCTGAAGAGAGATCACGAGCAGCAAGAGGGCGGCAAACGTAAGGTCCTAAAGCTGGAGGAGGGCCAGGACGGAGACATGTCTTCAGGATCAGACACAGAGGAAACGAGCCGGCGCAAGAAGGACAAGGACGGGCCAGGACAGAATATGGACATTCAG gaagtgaagttCAAGTTGCGTCACAACATatctgagctgcaggaggcgGTCACCGTCAGTCAGGACATGTCCTCGCGCCACCAGGCCTTACTTAAGCTGCTGCTGTGCCGAGGACTCTACCCTCAGCTGGCGGTGCCCGATGAACACAACACCAACCGCAAGGACTCAGACCAG GTGTTTCACACAAAGAATAAGCAGGGAGTGGTGATGCATCCAACCAGTGTGTTTGCCAGCGACCCAGAGGTCCTACTTATCCCAGATGATGGTGGCAGCGAATTGG ggtCCGATCGTAGggacagcagcaaacatcagcTGCTCGCGTTCGTCACTCTGCTCGAGACCAACAAGCCATATTTGTCCAACTGTGTGCGAGTTCCAGCGCTGCAG GCCCTGCTGCTGGTTGCCAACTCTATGGACAGCAACGCTGACTGTGCACGTCTCGTGATGGACGGCTGGCTGGAGGTGGAGCTGAAGCAGCCCGAGGAGGCGTCGAAGCTGCTCTCCACGGCGCTCTCTCTCCGGGCTGAGTGGGAGCGCCTCCTGCTGGCCCAGCTTGGACAGAGCACAGAGATGAGATCAGCAGCCCAGGGCGTGTCCCGTAAAACCATGGAGAAGCTGAGCGATCGTCTGGTCCGCTTCCTGCTCTACACTGAG GTCAGTTACAGCCTGCGGCGACTCACATCTTTCCAGACCCAGAACCTCTACATCGGGCCTCAGCCTGAGTCTGAGTTTCAGGGCAAACTTCCCGATCTGAACCCACTGTTTCCAGGAGCAGATGTCAAGCCACACCCCATCAAAGGAGGCCTGCATGTCACCAGCTTCTTCACCTACAACTGTCTAGCT GACTCCAAGGATTTGTACAGTGAGTGTTTACGCACTTTCTGGAGTTGTCCCAACTGTGACCTTTACATGCCTCTAACTCCACTGGAGCGCATGCAGCACGAGGCCTCCTGCAGGCCAGCTGGAGAACAGCAGCAGACGGAGGAAG agCCTGCAGAGGGAAAGCCCGGCCCGTCGTCGGTGTCCAGTCTCAGCAGAGTTTACCACTGTGACGTCTGTAACAAAGACCTGACCCTCACCTCCACTGAGATCCTCAAACACAAAAGGCAGCACAAGTAG